In Rhodanobacter humi, the following are encoded in one genomic region:
- the fliE gene encoding flagellar hook-basal body complex protein FliE has protein sequence MSTIDVNNLLAQMRQMTAQVRMPETAVQAPAGGGPANFSTLLRQSIAAVGNSQVEAGNMAASFERGDPGADLGRTMIAVQKADLSLRTAVAVQNKLVDAYKDVMNMSV, from the coding sequence ATGAGCACGATCGACGTCAACAACCTGCTTGCCCAGATGCGCCAGATGACGGCGCAGGTGCGCATGCCGGAGACCGCGGTGCAGGCGCCGGCGGGCGGCGGCCCGGCGAATTTCTCCACGCTGCTGCGGCAGTCCATCGCCGCGGTCGGCAACAGCCAGGTCGAGGCGGGCAACATGGCCGCGAGCTTCGAGCGCGGCGACCCCGGTGCCGACCTCGGCCGCACCATGATCGCGGTGCAGAAGGCGGATCTCTCGCTGCGCACCGCGGTGGCGGTGCAGAACAAGCTGGTCGACGCCTACAAGGACGTCATGAACATGTCGGTCTGA